A stretch of the Capsicum annuum cultivar UCD-10X-F1 chromosome 10, UCD10Xv1.1, whole genome shotgun sequence genome encodes the following:
- the LOC107844998 gene encoding molybdate transporter 1 (The sequence of the model RefSeq protein was modified relative to this genomic sequence to represent the inferred CDS: added 12 bases not found in genome assembly), with translation MTAVKYIRNVQDFAKSKSGKERDWLGLDGLLLALVCAVFILIVNGAGENQNEDQESTESETGYLRKKVRKIIFSLPSAFLIFLLGVVLAIIRGPKAVKGFKFGPSRIEVVSISKQAWKDGFIKGTVPQLPLSVLNSVIAVCKLSTDLFPEKREITATSVSMTVGLMNLIGCWFGAMPCCHGAGGLAGQYKFGGRSGGCVALLGVAKLVLGLVLGSSMVKVLTQFPVGVLGVLLLFAGIELAMCSRDMNTKEDAIVVLVCTAVSLVGSSAALGFLCGIVVHLILKMRNMDSDGHSCSSVLWFHRNP, from the coding sequence AAGTACATTAGAAATGTACAAGATTTCGCGAAGTCGAAATCTGGTAAAGAGAGGGATTGGCTGGGGTTGGATGGATTGTTGTTGGCTTTGGTATGTGCTGTTTTTATTCTGATTGTGAATGGTGCTGGTGAAAATCAGAATGAGGATCAAGAAAGTACAGAAAGTGAAACAGGTTATTTGAGGAAAAAAGTtcggaaaataattttttctcttccttctgctttcttgatctttttgttaGGTGTTGTTTTGGCTATTATAAGAGGGCCTAAAGCTGTAAAAGGGTTTAAATTTGGTccatcaagaattgaagttgtgaGTATATCAAAACAGGCTTGGAAGGATGGGTTTATTAAGGGTACTGTTCCTCAACTCCCATTATCTGTGTTAAATTCTGTGATTGCTGTTTGTAAACTGTCAACAGATTTGTTTCCTGAGAAGAGGGAAATTACGGCTACGTCGGTGTCTATGACGGTGGGGTTGATGAACTTGATAGGGTGTTGGTTTGGTGCAATGCCATGTTGTCATGGTGCAGGAGGTCTAGCAGGGCAATACAAGTTTGGTGGTAGGAGTGGTGGATGTGTGGCACTTCTTGGTGTGGCTAAGTTGGTTTTGGGATTGGTATTAGGTAGCTCAATGGTGAAGGTTTTGACACAATTTCCTGTTGGGGTCTTGGGAGTGCTTTTGTTGTTTGCTGGGATTGAATTGGCTATGTGTTCAAGAGACATGAACACCAAGGAAGATGCAATTGTGGTACTTGTTTGCACAGCAGTTTCACTTGTTGGTTCTAGTGCTGCGTTGGGTTTCTTGTGTGGGATTGTGGTTCATTTGATTCTTAAGATGAGGAATATGGATAGTGATGGTCATTCTTGTTCTAGTGTACTTTGGTTTCATAGAAACCCATAA